The genome window CCGGTAAAACCAGTGTGGTACTTGTGCCTGAAATAGCATCGCCGGAATTAAACCGAATAGTAGTAAGTATTGATTTCTCTGAATACTCCTTGATGACAATACGCTACATCTTACAGATGACGAAGATGCTTCCTGAACTTGAGATCATCTGCCTGCATGTATACGAAGTACCTTCAGGTTATATTACTTTAGGTATAACCCACGATTTATTTGAAGAACAGATTCGTCGGTTTGCAGAAGAAAAATATCAAAAATTGCTCACTCAAATTCCTGAATTAAAAGAAAGAGCCTATCTGAAACTTGTAAGAAAGAACATACCGGAAGATACGGGCGAAGTGCTGGTGTTGGAAGCAAAACGGGCCAAAGCGAATCTTCTGGTAATAGGTGCTCGTGGTTTATCCGCAACCTCTCTGTTTCTTATGGGCAGCGTAACTGAAAAAGTAATTCGTTATAATGCTGAAATTCCGTTGATCATATTCAAAAAGAAAAACGAAAGCCTAGGGTTTGTAGATGCTTTGATCGGATAGATTATAAACGCTTAAGTTATGGCATTATACCCAGCGCCTGCCACTCACTGATCGGTAGTTTAAGATCTTTAATTAAACCGTTTTCGATATCCAGTACCCAACCATGAACAGTAGGGTATTTTAATGTCTTGTAAGCGCGGTGCATAACCGAAGTAGTACAGATGTTTTTAACCTGTGCCAGCACATTAAGTTCAGCAAGTTTTTGCAGCCGTTCTTTTTCTGTTGGCATGTTATCTATTTCCTGGCGATTCTGCATGTATATATCGCGGATAGGGCTTACCCAGTTCTCCACCACGCCGGTAGCTGTTCCTTTGTAGGCGGCCTCTACACCACCACAGCAATAATGCCCGCAAACTACAATGTGTTGCACATCCAACGCTTCTACAGCATACTCCAGCACAGCTAGCAGGTTCATATCTGTCAGCGATACCTGATTAGCTACATTACGATGTATAAAAAGTTCGCCGGGCTCTGTCTGGGTGAAGCTGGAAATTGGCATCCTGCTGTCAGAGCATCCGATATAAAGAAAAGGAGGTTTCTGCCCCTGTGCCAGCTGCTTGAAATACTCAGGTGTCAGTTCAAGCTTTTCGGCTACCCATTTCTTGTTATTGGCTATTAGATCATCGTACTCGTGGTAGTGCATGGGCTTTTAGTTAAAGTAAAGTAGCATACAATTAAGCGTAGCTAGCCTGTAAAGATAGACAAGATAATCTTAGCAGGTATAGGTTTGTTCATCTCTACTACCTCATTACTAAGTTAATGTACCTTCAGTTTTAGATGCTTTGTACTCTACAAAACAATATACGCCATTGTAATTAGTTTTAATTAATTTGATTATAATCAGGATATTACGTATATTATCATTAAATGTAATAAGTAGCTAAACCTGCCCGATATGACAAAAGCATTTTACCCAATGTTGCTTTGTCTGCTGCAGTGCTTCCTTGTAATAATAGGGGCACAAGGGCAATCTGTTCCTGTTGATACAGC of Pontibacter deserti contains these proteins:
- a CDS encoding carbonic anhydrase, encoding MHYHEYDDLIANNKKWVAEKLELTPEYFKQLAQGQKPPFLYIGCSDSRMPISSFTQTEPGELFIHRNVANQVSLTDMNLLAVLEYAVEALDVQHIVVCGHYCCGGVEAAYKGTATGVVENWVSPIRDIYMQNRQEIDNMPTEKERLQKLAELNVLAQVKNICTTSVMHRAYKTLKYPTVHGWVLDIENGLIKDLKLPISEWQALGIMP
- a CDS encoding universal stress protein; translation: MDELKNLLVALDHTKMDEVLVCYTAFLCSLMPIEKVHFVHVRRRQEIPMEVLKNLNITENTSEPEFPIEEMEQLVRLYMSSNNKVRTDVQISDGSPIKELLKLIKEKDIDLVVCGRKLRLHGSGILPHKLVHSGKTSVVLVPEIASPELNRIVVSIDFSEYSLMTIRYILQMTKMLPELEIICLHVYEVPSGYITLGITHDLFEEQIRRFAEEKYQKLLTQIPELKERAYLKLVRKNIPEDTGEVLVLEAKRAKANLLVIGARGLSATSLFLMGSVTEKVIRYNAEIPLIIFKKKNESLGFVDALIG